In one window of Octopus bimaculoides isolate UCB-OBI-ISO-001 chromosome 20, ASM119413v2, whole genome shotgun sequence DNA:
- the LOC106871777 gene encoding histone H2A-like translates to MSGRGKGGKVKAKPKSRSSKAGLQFPVGRIHRLLRKGNYAQRVGAGAPVYLAAVMEYLAAEVLELAGNAARDNKKSRIIPRHLQLAIRNDEELNKLLSGVTIAQGGVLPNIQAVLLPKKSAAAAVSKKSDKKGSQSQEF, encoded by the coding sequence ATGTCTGGACGAGGAAAAGGTGGAAAAGTGAAGGCGAAACCGAAGAGCCGTTCTTCAAAGGCTGGACTTCAATTCCCTGTTGGTCGAATCCATCGTTTATTAAGAAAAGGCAACTATGCCCAACGTGTTGGTGCAGGAGCTCCTGTCTACTTGGCTGCCGTAATGGAGTATTTAGCTGCTGAGGTGCTCGAATTGGCCGGCAATGCTGCTCGGGACAACAAAAAATCTCGAATCATCCCCCGTCACTTGCAGTTAGCTATCCGCAACGACGAAGAGCTGAATAAACTCTTGTCTGGTGTCACCATTGCCCAGGGCGGGGTTTTACCAAACATCCAAGCTGTCCTTCTTCCGAAGAAGTCTGCTGCCGCCGCTGTTTCGAAGAAGTCCGACAAGAAAGGATCTCAGTCTCAGGAATTTTAA